Proteins from a genomic interval of Chloroflexota bacterium:
- the secE gene encoding preprotein translocase subunit SecE — protein MSKAATAKKKENPILKYLRETRAEMRKVTWPTREEAINLTFIVLVVTVAMSLFLWTLDNIFSSMVGLIVS, from the coding sequence GTGAGTAAAGCTGCAACAGCCAAGAAAAAAGAGAATCCTATCCTCAAATACCTGCGCGAAACGCGTGCCGAAATGCGCAAGGTGACGTGGCCAACCCGTGAAGAAGCAATCAACCTCACGTTCATCGTGCTCGTGGTTACGGTAGCCATGTCTCTCTTTTTATGGACGCTTGATAACATCTTTTCATCCATGGTTGGCTTGATTGTCAGCTAA